One Streptomyces coeruleorubidus DNA segment encodes these proteins:
- a CDS encoding NUDIX domain-containing protein translates to MTAGIDTPDRRGRTGLDRTGRDLTGNPRVKVRDVKLLSSHWYVERTTTFDFRHADGTWSTQERETHDRGNGATMLLYDTERETVLLTRQFRFPVYVNGHPDGMLVETPGGLLDDDDEHPEIAVRREVVEETGHTIGEVRHVFDVYMSPGSVTERVSFYAAAYGPSTHTHEGGGLDEEGEDIEILELPFRRALEMIRTGEIADAKTIMLLQWAALEGPFAN, encoded by the coding sequence ATGACCGCCGGTATCGACACCCCCGACCGCAGGGGCCGCACCGGACTCGACCGGACCGGCCGGGACCTGACCGGCAACCCCCGCGTCAAGGTGCGGGACGTGAAGCTCCTGTCCAGCCACTGGTACGTCGAGCGGACCACGACCTTCGACTTCCGGCACGCCGACGGCACCTGGAGCACCCAGGAACGCGAGACGCACGACCGCGGCAACGGGGCCACCATGCTGCTGTACGACACCGAACGCGAAACCGTGCTGCTCACCCGTCAGTTCCGCTTCCCCGTGTACGTCAACGGGCACCCCGACGGCATGCTCGTGGAGACGCCGGGCGGCCTGCTCGACGACGATGACGAGCACCCGGAGATCGCGGTGCGGCGCGAGGTCGTGGAGGAGACCGGCCACACCATCGGCGAGGTCCGGCACGTCTTCGACGTCTACATGAGCCCCGGCTCGGTCACCGAACGCGTCAGCTTCTACGCCGCCGCCTACGGCCCGTCGACCCACACCCATGAAGGTGGGGGTCTGGATGAGGAGGGCGAGGACATCGAGATCCTCGAACTGCCCTTCCGGCGGGCCCTGGAGATGATCCGCACCGGGGAGATCGCCGACGCGAAGACCATCATGCTGCTGCAGTGGGCGGCGCTGGAGGGGCCGTTCGCCAACTGA